The Streptomyces venezuelae genomic interval CGTCGCCCAGCACGACCTGCTGATGGCCAACTTCTTCGCCCAGACCCAGGCACTCGCCTTCGGCAAGACGCCCGAGGAGGTACGGGCCGAGGGGGTCCCCGAGGAGCTCGTCCCGCACAAGACCTTCCAGGGCAACCACCCGACCACCACGATCCTGGCCGACGCGCTCACCCCGTCCGTCCTCGGCCAGCTGATCGCGCTCTACGAGCACAAGGTCTTCGTCCAGGGCGCCATCTGGAACATCGACTCCTTCGACCAGTGGGGCGTCGAACTCGGCAAGGTCCTCGCCAAGAAGATCGAGCCGGTCCTGACGGGTGCCGACGGGGTCCGGGGCGGCGAGCAGCTCGACAGCTCGACCGCCGGGCTCGTCTCGGCCTACCGCGCGTTGCGCGACCGGGGCTGATCGCATGAGGGGGGAGAACGCGGTGCGGCTGCGGCCGCCCAGGAACGCCGTGGACGAGCGGGCCGTCGCCTGGTGGCGGAGCCAGCTCCTGGTGACCACCGCCGTGCCGGTGGTGGTCCTCGCCGTCCTCGGCGCGCTCATCGGGCCGGCCCGGCTCTGGCTGCTGCTCGCGGCCGGGGCCGTCGCGGCCCTGGGTCTCGGCTGCGCCGCGTTCTTTCCCGCATGGTGGTTCCGGGTTCACCGCTGGGAAGTCACCGACGAGGCCGTCTACGTCCGCACCGGGGCTCTGTGGCAGGAGTGGCGGATCGCCCCGATGTCCCGGATCCAGACGGTCGACACCGTACGTGGCCCGCTGGAGCAGCTCTTCCGGCTCGGCACGGTCACGGTGACCACCGCCTCCTCGAAGGGCGCCCTACGGATCGAGGGCCTCGACCACGAGCTCGCCGCCGAACTCGGCGAACGGCTCACGGCCCTCACCCAGGCCACCCCCGGGGACGCCACATGAACG includes:
- a CDS encoding PH domain-containing protein, encoding MRGENAVRLRPPRNAVDERAVAWWRSQLLVTTAVPVVVLAVLGALIGPARLWLLLAAGAVAALGLGCAAFFPAWWFRVHRWEVTDEAVYVRTGALWQEWRIAPMSRIQTVDTVRGPLEQLFRLGTVTVTTASSKGALRIEGLDHELAAELGERLTALTQATPGDAT